In a genomic window of Brucella anthropi ATCC 49188:
- the leuB gene encoding 3-isopropylmalate dehydrogenase, with protein sequence MASRKLLLLPGDGIGPEAMAEVRKIIAFLNSGLNLGFETEEGLVGGCAYDAHGQAISDADMEKALAADATLFGAVGGPKWDSVPYEVRPEAGLLRLRKDMQLYANLRPAICYPALAHSSSLKPEVIEGLDILILRELTGGVYFGEPKEIIDLGNGQKRGIDTQVYDTYEIERIADVAFELARTRRNKVTSMEKRNVMKSGVLWNQVVTARHKEKHADVELEHMLADAGGMQLVRWPKQFDVIVTDNLFGDMLSDVAAMLTGSLGMLPSASLGAVDSKTGKRKALYEPVHGSAPDIAGKGVANPIAMIASLAMCLRYSFNLVEEADRLEAAIAQVLDDGLRTADIWSEGKTKIGTVEMGDAILDKFSKLSAQ encoded by the coding sequence ATGGCATCCAGAAAACTCCTTCTCCTGCCCGGCGACGGCATCGGTCCAGAGGCGATGGCGGAAGTCCGCAAGATCATCGCTTTCCTCAACTCAGGCCTCAATCTCGGCTTTGAAACTGAAGAAGGTCTGGTTGGCGGCTGCGCTTACGACGCGCACGGTCAGGCGATTTCCGATGCTGATATGGAGAAGGCGCTGGCCGCTGATGCCACGCTGTTCGGCGCTGTCGGCGGTCCGAAGTGGGATAGCGTACCTTACGAAGTGCGCCCGGAAGCTGGTCTTCTGCGTCTGCGCAAGGACATGCAGCTTTATGCAAATCTGCGTCCGGCCATCTGCTACCCGGCGCTGGCTCATTCTTCGTCGCTGAAGCCGGAAGTGATCGAGGGTCTCGACATCCTTATCCTGCGTGAGCTGACCGGCGGCGTTTACTTCGGGGAGCCGAAGGAAATCATCGACCTCGGCAATGGCCAGAAGCGCGGTATCGATACGCAGGTCTATGACACCTACGAGATTGAGCGCATCGCCGATGTCGCCTTTGAGCTGGCGCGCACGCGCCGCAACAAGGTTACGTCGATGGAAAAGCGCAATGTGATGAAGTCGGGCGTCCTGTGGAATCAGGTCGTCACCGCGCGTCACAAGGAAAAGCACGCCGACGTTGAACTTGAGCATATGCTGGCTGACGCTGGCGGCATGCAGCTTGTGCGTTGGCCGAAGCAGTTCGACGTTATTGTGACGGACAATCTTTTCGGCGACATGCTGTCTGACGTTGCCGCAATGCTGACCGGTTCGCTCGGAATGCTGCCGTCCGCTTCGCTCGGTGCGGTCGATTCCAAAACCGGCAAGCGCAAGGCGCTTTATGAGCCGGTACACGGTTCCGCGCCGGACATCGCTGGCAAGGGCGTTGCCAATCCGATTGCAATGATTGCTTCGCTTGCCATGTGCCTGCGTTATTCGTTCAACCTCGTTGAAGAAGCGGATCGCCTGGAAGCGGCAATCGCACAGGTTCTGGATGATGGTCTGCGCACTGCCGACATCTGGTCGGAAGGTAAGACCAAGATTGGCACCGTCGAAATGGGCGATGCCATCCTCGACAAGTTTTCGAAGCTTTCCGCTCAATAA
- a CDS encoding VOC family protein, with protein sequence MAVRRIVANIAAADPAAAKRFYGDLLGLDVAMDFGWIVTYATDAQARVQVSIMSEGGAGTPVPDLSIEVDDVDAVLERAIALGFPVEYGPVDEEWGVRRFYTRDPYGRLVNILTHKS encoded by the coding sequence ATGGCCGTCCGCCGCATCGTTGCCAATATTGCAGCCGCCGATCCTGCGGCGGCAAAGCGCTTCTACGGCGACTTGCTGGGCCTTGATGTGGCGATGGATTTCGGCTGGATCGTCACCTATGCCACGGATGCGCAGGCACGGGTACAGGTGAGCATCATGAGTGAGGGCGGAGCGGGCACACCGGTGCCCGATCTTTCCATTGAGGTCGATGATGTCGATGCCGTGCTGGAGCGCGCAATCGCGCTGGGATTCCCCGTCGAATACGGTCCGGTCGATGAGGAATGGGGTGTGCGTCGCTTCTACACGCGTGACCCGTACGGTCGGCTCGTGAATATTCTAACCCACAAGAGTTGA
- a CDS encoding glyoxalase superfamily protein, protein MTTAIIAGTNNADFKHQARRLRQALSEEGINISHGKALDLVARQSGTRDWNTLAANDSKVETAPVEDDTAPYRVGQRITGMFHTTPFDARIIAVEETIKPELWRITLQFDPAIDVAVSPNLSMRRRRYTIVVGTDGKSRRLTGSETGGVALNV, encoded by the coding sequence ATGACCACAGCTATTATCGCTGGGACCAATAACGCTGACTTCAAGCATCAGGCCCGCCGTCTGCGGCAGGCTTTGAGCGAGGAAGGCATCAACATCAGCCACGGCAAGGCACTCGACCTTGTGGCGCGCCAGTCCGGCACACGCGACTGGAATACGCTGGCCGCCAATGACAGCAAGGTGGAGACCGCCCCCGTCGAGGACGATACCGCGCCTTACCGTGTCGGGCAGCGTATCACCGGCATGTTTCACACGACGCCGTTCGATGCCCGTATCATCGCCGTTGAGGAAACGATCAAGCCTGAACTGTGGCGCATCACGCTTCAGTTCGATCCGGCCATCGATGTGGCGGTTTCGCCGAACCTCTCAATGCGGCGCAGGCGTTATACGATCGTCGTTGGTACAGATGGCAAATCCCGCCGCCTGACCGGCAGCGAGACCGGTGGCGTCGCCCTCAATGTCTGA
- the leuD gene encoding 3-isopropylmalate dehydratase small subunit has translation MDKFTKLTGVAAPLPIVNIDTDMIIPKDYLKTIKRTGLSKGLFAEMRFNEDGTENPDFVLNKPGYRNAQILVAGDNFGCGSSREHAPWALLDFGIRCVISTSFADIFYNNCFKNGILPIKVAQEDLDKLMDDASRGANATLTVDLEAKEIHGPDGGSISFDVDDFKRHCLLNGLDDIGLTMEKAGSIDTFEAKRAELRPWA, from the coding sequence ATGGATAAGTTCACCAAGCTCACGGGCGTTGCCGCCCCCCTGCCGATCGTCAATATCGATACGGACATGATCATTCCGAAGGATTACCTGAAGACGATCAAGCGCACGGGTCTGAGCAAGGGTCTTTTCGCCGAAATGCGCTTCAACGAAGACGGCACGGAGAACCCGGATTTCGTTCTGAACAAGCCGGGCTATCGCAACGCACAGATTCTCGTTGCAGGCGACAATTTCGGCTGCGGCTCCTCGCGCGAACATGCGCCATGGGCCCTGCTCGATTTCGGCATCCGTTGTGTGATCTCGACCTCGTTTGCCGATATCTTCTACAATAACTGCTTCAAGAACGGCATTCTGCCGATCAAGGTCGCCCAAGAAGATCTGGACAAGCTGATGGACGACGCCTCACGCGGCGCCAATGCGACGCTCACCGTCGACCTCGAAGCCAAGGAAATTCACGGGCCGGATGGCGGCTCTATCTCCTTTGATGTCGATGATTTCAAGCGCCATTGCCTGCTTAACGGTCTCGACGATATCGGCCTGACCATGGAAAAGGCTGGCAGCATCGACACATTCGAGGCCAAGCGCGCCGAATTGCGTCCCTGGGCATAA
- a CDS encoding metallopeptidase family protein: MAREDQSGDWAGRLSPSLDEIESIAIEALAHLPQEFRALCGDIIIQIADFPDDQIIEDMGLETPFDLLGLFEGRGIGERFSLQTGEGPNRITLYRRAILDYWSEHEETLGDIITHVLIHEIGHHFGLSDDDMENIEAQAE, from the coding sequence ATGGCCCGAGAAGATCAAAGCGGCGACTGGGCGGGACGTCTCTCGCCCTCGCTGGACGAAATCGAATCCATCGCGATTGAAGCTCTTGCGCATCTGCCACAGGAGTTTCGTGCGTTGTGCGGCGACATCATCATCCAGATCGCCGACTTTCCTGACGATCAGATCATCGAGGATATGGGGCTGGAAACGCCTTTTGATCTGCTCGGCCTTTTCGAAGGTCGTGGCATCGGCGAACGTTTCAGCCTGCAGACCGGCGAAGGTCCCAACCGCATCACGCTCTACCGCCGTGCGATCCTTGACTATTGGTCCGAACATGAAGAAACGCTGGGCGATATCATCACCCATGTTCTGATCCACGAGATCGGTCATCATTTCGGCTTGTCCGATGACGATATGGAAAATATCGAGGCGCAGGCAGAGTAA
- a CDS encoding HpcH/HpaI aldolase/citrate lyase family protein, with protein sequence MKTIVRPRRSVLFVPAANARALEKSLTLSADCVIYDLEDSVAPEAKVAARDALAAHFASHPKVGFERIVRVNTAETPWGRDDVAAAAKMGADAILLPKTERPQDIIDAANRLDRRDADPAVGVWAMIETARGILNADEIAVLGHRSAVRLACFVVGPNDIARETGVRPQPGRPYLVPWLMQIILAARAGGITVLDGVYNDFRDSVGFEAECAQGAAMGFDGKTLIHPGQIEAANRAFSPTEDEVAHARAVVEVFARPENADKGVISLDGQMVERLHLEMAERVLAKTGVKL encoded by the coding sequence ATGAAAACTATTGTTCGTCCCCGTCGTTCTGTCCTTTTCGTTCCTGCCGCCAACGCTCGCGCTCTGGAAAAGTCTCTGACCCTGTCAGCGGATTGCGTGATCTATGATCTGGAGGATTCCGTCGCGCCGGAGGCGAAGGTCGCGGCGCGCGATGCGCTGGCCGCGCATTTCGCAAGCCATCCGAAGGTTGGTTTCGAGCGGATTGTACGGGTCAATACGGCGGAAACGCCGTGGGGCAGGGATGATGTCGCGGCGGCTGCGAAGATGGGGGCGGATGCGATCCTTCTCCCCAAGACTGAACGACCACAGGATATAATCGACGCGGCCAACCGGCTTGATCGTCGGGATGCCGATCCGGCAGTTGGTGTCTGGGCGATGATCGAAACCGCGCGTGGCATTCTCAATGCCGACGAGATTGCGGTTCTCGGACATCGTTCGGCGGTGCGGCTTGCCTGTTTCGTCGTCGGGCCGAACGATATTGCGCGGGAAACCGGCGTGCGTCCGCAACCGGGGCGGCCCTATCTCGTCCCATGGCTGATGCAGATCATTCTTGCAGCGCGCGCTGGCGGGATCACCGTTCTCGACGGTGTTTACAATGATTTTCGGGATAGCGTTGGCTTCGAGGCGGAATGCGCGCAAGGTGCCGCCATGGGGTTCGATGGCAAGACGCTGATTCATCCCGGCCAGATTGAAGCGGCTAACCGTGCATTCTCACCAACCGAGGACGAGGTGGCCCATGCCCGCGCTGTTGTTGAAGTCTTCGCCCGGCCTGAAAATGCCGACAAGGGCGTCATCTCGCTGGACGGGCAGATGGTCGAACGTCTGCATCTCGAAATGGCCGAGCGTGTACTCGCTAAAACGGGCGTAAAGTTATAA
- a CDS encoding organic hydroperoxide resistance protein, translated as MPILYTTQSSATGGRTGSAKTADGRLSVVLDTPKELGGSGGEGTNPEQLFASGYAACFLGALKFVAAKEKVAISADSTVTATVGIGPREDGTGFGLDVALQVALPGVDKAKAEKLVQAAHIVCPYSHATRGNIDVRLSVA; from the coding sequence ATGCCAATTCTGTACACAACCCAATCCTCAGCAACCGGCGGCCGCACCGGCAGCGCCAAGACTGCCGACGGACGGCTCAGTGTCGTTCTCGATACGCCGAAGGAACTCGGCGGTTCGGGCGGCGAAGGCACCAATCCTGAGCAGCTTTTCGCTTCTGGCTATGCGGCATGCTTCCTGGGCGCGTTGAAATTCGTTGCCGCCAAGGAAAAGGTTGCCATTTCGGCTGATAGCACCGTGACTGCGACGGTTGGCATAGGTCCGCGTGAAGATGGCACTGGCTTCGGGCTTGATGTGGCGCTGCAAGTGGCACTTCCGGGCGTGGACAAGGCGAAGGCCGAAAAGCTTGTTCAGGCTGCACATATCGTCTGCCCATACTCGCATGCAACACGCGGCAATATCGATGTTCGTCTGAGCGTCGCTTGA
- a CDS encoding DUF1737 domain-containing protein codes for MKLYRFITGPDDSAFCHRVTAALNKGWQLYGSPTYAFNAATGVMHCGQPVVKEVDGVDYTPDIKLGEY; via the coding sequence ATGAAGTTATATCGTTTCATTACAGGTCCGGACGATTCCGCATTCTGTCATCGCGTCACGGCGGCGCTCAACAAGGGCTGGCAGCTCTATGGTTCGCCGACCTATGCTTTCAATGCCGCAACCGGTGTCATGCACTGCGGCCAGCCGGTGGTGAAGGAAGTGGACGGCGTCGATTACACGCCGGACATCAAGCTCGGCGAATACTGA
- a CDS encoding bifunctional transcriptional activator/DNA repair enzyme AdaA, giving the protein MLFTLPDQNKLYDALVARDAAYEGRAYVGVVSTGIFCRLTCPARKPKQENCRFFASVAECMADGFRPCKRCHPLQPAAEAEPSVKKLLDALEADPERRWSEEDVARMGLDVSTVRRSFRRHFGMTFLEMARQERLRHGFQALADGGRVIDAQIDAGFESPEAFRNAFARILGLPPGKLRGDGLLRADWIKTPLGTMIAICDARSLHLLEFADRKALSAELKKLYATCRGDLVIGRFITHDLVEQQLNAFFDGNSPTFDLPLVLHGSAFTQGVWRELQNIRAGETRSYSELAQAMEKPLAVRAVARANGANQIAIIIPCHRVIGADGSLTGYGGGLWRKQKLIEIEAQYRNK; this is encoded by the coding sequence ATGTTGTTCACGCTCCCAGATCAAAACAAACTCTACGACGCACTTGTCGCCCGTGATGCCGCTTATGAGGGCAGGGCCTATGTCGGTGTTGTCTCAACCGGAATTTTCTGCCGCCTGACTTGTCCGGCGCGGAAACCGAAACAGGAAAACTGCCGCTTCTTCGCATCGGTCGCCGAATGCATGGCCGACGGTTTCCGGCCCTGCAAAAGATGCCATCCGCTACAGCCCGCTGCGGAGGCGGAGCCTTCCGTCAAGAAGCTTCTCGACGCGCTTGAGGCCGATCCGGAACGGCGCTGGAGCGAAGAGGATGTTGCCCGGATGGGGCTTGATGTCTCGACTGTCCGTCGCAGTTTCCGCCGTCATTTCGGAATGACATTTCTGGAAATGGCGCGGCAGGAACGTTTGCGGCATGGTTTTCAGGCGCTTGCCGATGGTGGGCGCGTGATCGATGCCCAGATTGATGCGGGTTTTGAATCTCCCGAAGCTTTTCGCAATGCCTTTGCGCGCATTCTTGGACTTCCACCCGGCAAATTGCGGGGTGATGGCTTGTTGCGTGCCGACTGGATAAAGACACCACTTGGCACGATGATTGCGATCTGCGATGCACGAAGCCTGCATCTTCTCGAATTCGCTGATCGCAAGGCGCTATCTGCGGAACTGAAGAAGCTTTATGCTACCTGTCGCGGTGATCTGGTGATCGGTCGTTTCATTACCCATGATCTTGTCGAGCAGCAGTTGAATGCCTTCTTCGACGGCAATTCTCCGACGTTCGATTTGCCGCTGGTGCTGCATGGCAGTGCATTTACGCAAGGGGTCTGGCGTGAACTTCAGAACATCCGGGCAGGGGAGACGCGTAGCTATAGTGAACTCGCGCAGGCCATGGAAAAACCGCTTGCCGTGCGTGCAGTCGCGCGGGCCAACGGAGCGAACCAGATTGCCATCATCATTCCGTGCCATCGTGTGATCGGTGCGGACGGATCGCTGACCGGTTATGGCGGCGGTCTTTGGCGGAAGCAGAAGCTGATCGAAATCGAAGCGCAATATCGAAACAAGTAA
- a CDS encoding dihydrodipicolinate synthase family protein — protein MELFKGLSAFPLTPNDTDGKLMEDTLCVFLERIHEAGADSIGLLGSTGGYAFLTREQRLHTINTAVRSIGGRIPIIVGVGALRTDDAQALARDAADAGADGLLLAPVSYTPLTQDEVFQHFKTVAETTDLPLCIYNNPGTTKFIFNDELIARLASVKNISAIKMPLPANGDYEGAMSKLRAETPPSFAIGYSGDWGAADALLAGADAWYSVVAGLLPDPALALTRAAQSGNNTEVERINAAFTPLWDLFKTHSSFRVMYAIADLLGLAKIEPPRPILPLGTEAYGQVEAALEHLREIEN, from the coding sequence ATGGAACTCTTCAAAGGTCTTTCAGCCTTTCCGCTGACACCAAACGACACCGATGGCAAACTCATGGAGGATACGCTCTGCGTTTTTCTTGAGCGCATTCACGAGGCGGGAGCGGATTCTATCGGTCTTCTGGGAAGCACTGGCGGCTATGCCTTTCTCACGCGGGAACAGCGGTTGCATACGATCAATACCGCCGTCAGATCTATCGGCGGCAGAATACCGATCATCGTCGGCGTCGGCGCGTTGCGGACGGATGACGCGCAGGCACTGGCGCGGGATGCCGCAGATGCCGGTGCAGACGGGCTGTTGCTGGCGCCTGTTTCCTATACACCGCTGACGCAAGACGAGGTTTTCCAGCACTTCAAGACCGTTGCCGAGACGACCGATCTTCCCCTGTGCATCTACAATAATCCCGGCACGACAAAGTTCATCTTCAACGACGAACTGATTGCACGGCTTGCCAGTGTGAAGAATATCAGCGCGATCAAGATGCCTCTGCCCGCAAATGGCGATTACGAAGGCGCAATGTCAAAGCTGCGTGCCGAAACTCCGCCAAGCTTCGCGATCGGCTATAGTGGTGACTGGGGTGCTGCGGATGCACTGCTGGCTGGTGCCGATGCCTGGTACAGCGTGGTTGCGGGACTTCTTCCCGACCCCGCTCTGGCGTTGACGCGCGCTGCGCAAAGCGGAAACAATACTGAGGTGGAACGCATAAATGCAGCTTTCACACCGCTTTGGGACCTGTTCAAAACCCACAGCAGTTTCCGCGTCATGTATGCCATTGCCGACCTTCTCGGTCTCGCGAAAATCGAGCCACCACGTCCGATCCTGCCGTTAGGAACCGAAGCATACGGGCAGGTTGAGGCTGCACTTGAGCACCTGAGGGAAATAGAGAACTGA
- the ltrA gene encoding group II intron reverse transcriptase/maturase: MTTADADNGAETPHAHAEGSGRKLREDALGASNVTAGSSNSQPKDAMQLMEMIVSRDNMIAALHRVVSNKGAAGIDKMSVGDLKQHLVSHWPRIREDLLAGRYEPAPVRGVEIPKPGGGKRLLGIPTVLDRLIQQAIHQVLMPIFDPGFSNSSFGFRPERSAHDAILAARSYVADGYRVVVDLDLEKFFDRVNHDVLMARVARKVYDKRVLRLIRRYLQAGLMMGGMTTMRSEGTPQGGPLSPLLSNVLLDDLDKELEQRGHRFCRYADDCNIYVRSIRAGQRVMASLTAFLGRRLKLKVNATKSAVDHPWNRVFLGYTMTFHRMPRLKVAVQSVKRLRGKLKAQFRAGRGRAIDATIKDLAPILRGWTAYFKLADVKGTFEEMDGWVHRKLRATLWRQWTKPAARARNLMQRGIKKERAWISASNGRGPWWNARTSHMHEALPNAYFTKIGLISFLKEHRRLYYAS, encoded by the coding sequence ATGACGACAGCAGATGCAGATAATGGAGCTGAAACGCCCCATGCCCATGCGGAAGGTAGTGGCCGGAAGCTGCGAGAGGATGCCTTGGGCGCATCAAACGTCACGGCAGGATCGTCCAACTCACAACCGAAGGACGCGATGCAACTGATGGAAATGATCGTCAGTCGCGATAACATGATAGCGGCCTTACACCGCGTGGTGTCGAACAAGGGAGCGGCGGGCATCGACAAGATGAGCGTTGGCGACCTGAAGCAGCATCTCGTATCGCATTGGCCGCGCATCAGGGAAGACCTGCTGGCGGGTCGGTATGAGCCAGCGCCGGTGCGCGGGGTGGAAATCCCCAAGCCCGGCGGCGGGAAACGCCTTCTTGGCATTCCCACGGTTCTCGACCGCCTCATCCAGCAGGCGATACATCAGGTGCTGATGCCGATCTTCGACCCAGGCTTCTCCAATTCCTCTTTCGGCTTTAGGCCGGAGCGGAGTGCCCATGATGCGATCCTTGCCGCACGGTCCTATGTGGCCGACGGTTACCGCGTTGTGGTTGATCTTGATCTGGAGAAGTTCTTCGACCGGGTAAACCACGATGTGCTGATGGCACGAGTGGCACGCAAGGTCTACGACAAACGGGTGCTGCGGTTGATCCGCCGTTATCTGCAAGCCGGGTTGATGATGGGCGGGATGACGACAATGCGAAGCGAGGGAACGCCGCAGGGCGGTCCCCTGTCTCCGCTATTATCGAACGTCCTGCTCGACGATCTGGACAAGGAACTGGAACAGCGCGGACATCGCTTCTGCCGCTACGCCGACGACTGTAATATCTATGTGCGGTCAATACGTGCCGGTCAACGGGTGATGGCTTCGCTCACCGCCTTCCTTGGAAGGAGACTGAAGCTGAAGGTCAACGCCACCAAAAGTGCTGTTGACCATCCATGGAACCGGGTCTTTTTGGGTTATACGATGACGTTCCACCGTATGCCCCGCCTCAAGGTGGCGGTACAAAGTGTGAAGCGTCTTCGTGGCAAACTGAAAGCCCAGTTCCGGGCTGGGCGTGGCCGGGCCATTGACGCCACCATCAAGGACCTAGCGCCGATCCTGCGCGGCTGGACAGCTTACTTTAAGCTGGCTGACGTGAAGGGGACGTTCGAGGAAATGGATGGATGGGTTCACCGCAAGCTGCGGGCTACCCTGTGGCGGCAATGGACGAAACCAGCCGCGCGCGCAAGAAACCTGATGCAACGAGGCATAAAGAAGGAGCGTGCATGGATAAGTGCCAGCAATGGCCGGGGACCATGGTGGAATGCCAGAACCTCACACATGCACGAAGCCCTACCGAATGCCTACTTCACCAAAATCGGGCTGATCTCGTTCCTGAAGGAACACCGACGCCTATACTACGCTTCATGA
- a CDS encoding MarR family winged helix-turn-helix transcriptional regulator, translating into MKRDDQDSNLGLSNMVCFAIYSTANALTRAYQPILSKLDLTYPQFLVMIVLWEQDDRTVSEIGAKLNLDSGTLTPLLKRLEAAGRITRRRDPQDERQVRITLTDEGKALRMEAESIPEQVFCALGQPIDELQDLRTRLLNIRGNLSDSISR; encoded by the coding sequence ATGAAGCGCGACGATCAGGATTCCAATCTCGGTCTTTCCAACATGGTCTGCTTTGCGATCTACTCGACCGCGAATGCACTGACGCGCGCCTACCAGCCAATTCTGAGCAAACTTGATCTGACCTATCCGCAGTTTCTGGTGATGATCGTGCTCTGGGAACAAGACGACCGGACGGTCTCGGAGATCGGCGCAAAGCTCAATCTCGATTCAGGAACCCTGACCCCACTGCTGAAGCGCCTTGAAGCCGCCGGACGCATTACGCGGCGGCGTGACCCGCAGGACGAGCGACAAGTCCGCATCACACTGACTGACGAAGGCAAGGCACTGCGCATGGAAGCCGAGAGCATCCCCGAACAGGTGTTCTGCGCACTTGGTCAGCCAATCGATGAGTTGCAGGATTTACGCACGCGATTGCTCAATATACGCGGCAATCTTTCAGATAGCATTTCCCGCTAA
- a CDS encoding LysE family translocator, translated as MSISPAIYQLLLVYVTYIIAAGSPGPSTMRIMGVAMDQGRKSGLAFAAGVVTGSIFWGVMAATGVSAILTRFAEALFILKIFGGLYLLYLAFKAGRAAMTSDKALATRASSSKAILSHGELYRRGLLMHLSNPKSILSWIALVTLGLGANSSWPHLAAFLGGCIVLSITIFCGYAIIFSTMPMVRLYRRARRWIEGVLAAVFGLAGIRLLLSR; from the coding sequence ATGAGCATTTCCCCCGCCATCTACCAGCTCCTCCTCGTATATGTGACTTACATCATTGCAGCTGGCAGCCCCGGTCCGAGTACGATGCGGATCATGGGCGTAGCCATGGACCAAGGTCGCAAATCAGGGCTTGCCTTTGCTGCCGGTGTCGTTACGGGCTCCATCTTTTGGGGCGTGATGGCCGCGACCGGCGTTTCGGCCATCCTCACACGATTTGCCGAAGCTCTGTTCATCCTGAAAATCTTCGGTGGACTTTATCTGCTTTATCTTGCCTTCAAGGCCGGACGCGCGGCCATGACATCAGACAAAGCATTGGCCACGCGAGCTTCCAGCAGCAAAGCAATTCTGTCCCATGGCGAGCTTTATCGCCGTGGTCTTCTGATGCATCTGTCAAACCCGAAATCCATCCTGTCCTGGATCGCATTGGTTACGCTGGGACTTGGCGCCAACTCTTCATGGCCACATCTGGCAGCGTTTCTGGGTGGCTGCATCGTGCTCAGCATCACCATTTTCTGCGGCTATGCCATCATATTTTCCACTATGCCAATGGTGCGCCTCTATCGTCGTGCGCGTCGCTGGATCGAAGGCGTCCTCGCGGCTGTCTTCGGCCTTGCCGGTATCCGCCTGCTTCTGTCGCGCTAA
- a CDS encoding aspartate-semialdehyde dehydrogenase — MGFKVAVVGATGNVGREMLNILEERGFPADEVVALASRRSQGTEVSYGDRTLKVKALDTYDFSDTDICLMSAGGEISKEWSPKIGKQGCVVIDNSSAWRYDSEVPLIVPEVNPDAVEGFRKKNIIANPNCSTAQLVVALKPLHDVAKIKRVVVSTYQSVSGAGKEGMDELFEQSRAVFVADPVSAKKFTKRIAFNVIPHIDVFMEDGYTKEEWKMVAETKKMLDPKIKLTATAVRVPVFIGHSEAVNIEFENPITPEEAREILREAPGCQVVDKHENGGYITPYESAGEDATYISRIREDITVENGLALWVVSDNLRKGAALNTIQIAELLVARGLIKPKALAA; from the coding sequence ATGGGTTTCAAGGTTGCAGTTGTCGGCGCCACCGGAAATGTCGGGCGCGAAATGCTCAATATCCTCGAAGAACGCGGCTTTCCGGCTGACGAAGTTGTTGCGCTTGCATCGCGCCGCAGCCAGGGCACGGAAGTGTCCTATGGCGACCGGACGCTGAAGGTCAAGGCGCTCGACACGTATGATTTCTCCGATACGGACATCTGCCTGATGTCTGCTGGCGGCGAGATTTCCAAGGAATGGTCGCCGAAGATCGGCAAGCAGGGCTGCGTCGTCATCGATAATTCCTCGGCCTGGCGTTATGACTCGGAAGTGCCGCTGATCGTGCCGGAAGTGAACCCGGATGCAGTCGAAGGCTTCCGCAAGAAGAACATCATTGCCAATCCGAACTGCTCGACGGCTCAGCTCGTCGTGGCTCTGAAGCCTTTGCACGATGTTGCCAAGATCAAGCGCGTCGTCGTCTCGACCTATCAGTCGGTTTCGGGTGCAGGCAAGGAAGGTATGGATGAGCTGTTCGAACAGTCGCGCGCTGTTTTCGTCGCCGACCCTGTCTCAGCGAAGAAGTTCACCAAGCGCATCGCGTTCAACGTGATCCCGCATATCGATGTCTTCATGGAAGACGGCTACACCAAGGAAGAATGGAAGATGGTGGCCGAAACCAAGAAGATGCTTGATCCTAAGATCAAGCTGACGGCAACTGCCGTTCGCGTTCCGGTCTTCATCGGTCACTCCGAAGCGGTCAATATCGAGTTCGAAAACCCGATCACGCCGGAAGAAGCACGCGAGATTCTGCGCGAAGCTCCAGGCTGCCAGGTTGTCGACAAGCATGAGAACGGCGGCTACATCACGCCTTACGAATCCGCTGGCGAAGATGCGACTTATATCAGCCGTATCCGTGAAGACATCACCGTCGAGAACGGTCTGGCTCTGTGGGTTGTTTCCGACAATCTGCGCAAGGGCGCTGCTCTCAACACGATCCAGATCGCTGAATTGCTGGTCGCGCGCGGCCTTATCAAGCCAAAGGCGCTTGCTGCCTGA